In Salana multivorans, a single genomic region encodes these proteins:
- a CDS encoding arabinan endo-1,5-alpha-L-arabinosidase: MSAPGRRGWRWAAPALLAVAALLGACAAPAPVAATQLELTGDLDTHDPALVVTDDGWYVYSTGSMALGAGSPQIRRSTDDGATWRYLGTVWDRASTPEWIAEAVPGVTNLWAPEIVEHDGTYYLYYSASTFGSNTSAIGLATGTSLDPEDADFGWQDRGIVWSSAAGDGYNAIDPGVITDADGTPWMAFGSFWGGIQLVELEWPSGLAAPGAEPVTIASRGDALNAIEAPYLHERDGWYYLFVSRDACCRGVDSTYSIAVGRSREVTGPYVGPDGTPMTQDGGLELLTTSGDMIGPGGQSVSQGRLAFHFYDAARAGAFELGIRELAWDADGWPVARTESELAAADG; this comes from the coding sequence GTGAGCGCGCCGGGGCGCCGGGGGTGGCGCTGGGCCGCGCCGGCACTGCTCGCCGTCGCGGCGCTCCTCGGCGCCTGCGCCGCCCCGGCGCCCGTCGCCGCGACCCAGCTCGAGCTGACCGGCGACCTGGACACCCACGACCCGGCGCTCGTGGTCACCGACGACGGCTGGTACGTCTACTCGACCGGGTCGATGGCGCTCGGTGCCGGCTCGCCGCAGATCCGGCGCTCGACCGACGACGGCGCGACCTGGCGGTACCTCGGCACGGTGTGGGACCGCGCGAGCACGCCGGAGTGGATCGCCGAGGCCGTCCCGGGCGTGACGAACCTGTGGGCGCCCGAGATCGTCGAGCACGACGGGACGTACTACCTCTACTACTCGGCGTCGACGTTCGGCAGCAACACCTCGGCGATCGGGCTCGCGACGGGGACGAGCCTCGACCCGGAGGACGCCGACTTCGGCTGGCAGGACCGCGGGATCGTCTGGTCCTCGGCCGCGGGGGACGGGTACAACGCCATCGACCCCGGCGTCATCACCGACGCCGACGGCACGCCGTGGATGGCGTTCGGCTCGTTCTGGGGCGGCATCCAGCTCGTCGAGCTGGAGTGGCCCAGCGGGCTCGCGGCGCCCGGCGCCGAGCCGGTGACGATCGCCTCGCGCGGGGACGCGCTCAACGCGATCGAGGCGCCGTACCTGCACGAGCGGGACGGCTGGTACTACCTGTTCGTCTCGCGGGACGCGTGCTGCCGGGGCGTCGACTCGACGTACAGCATCGCGGTCGGCCGCTCGCGCGAGGTGACCGGGCCGTACGTCGGGCCGGACGGGACCCCGATGACGCAGGACGGCGGCCTCGAGCTGCTCACGACGTCGGGGGACATGATCGGCCCCGGCGGGCAGTCGGTGTCGCAGGGTCGGCTGGCGTTCCACTTCTACGACGCCGCCCGCGCCGGGGCGTTCGAGCTGGGCATCCGGGAGCTGGCGTGGGACGCCGACGGCTGGCCGGTCGCCCGGACGGAGAGCGAGCTCGCCGCCGCCGACGGGTGA
- a CDS encoding LacI family DNA-binding transcriptional regulator, which translates to MSLRDAREEAPRAVTMSDVARIAGVSLKTVSNVINDYPHVRPTTRARVTEAIEELGYRVNATARNLRRGRTGLVGLAIPDLGESYFGELANAVVDVADGMGLSVLIEPTRADAASELEVLTNDRRSMTDGLLFSPLLLEATDLRRAVAASPFPIVLLGERVFGVGIDHAVMANIEGTRAATAYLIERGARRIVAAGAPPVREPDPRLVDVAEDGLTRELTTSSEALRLEGYRRALADAGLPFDPDLLLPTGPWRRSTGAAALSDALDADLDFDGVVGFNDAVALGALHTLQIRGVDVPGRVQVIGFDDLDEAAYATPALTTVAPGRVEIAKTALDLLALRLEGSTEPASLRVLPFHISARDTTR; encoded by the coding sequence ATGAGCCTGCGCGACGCGCGGGAGGAGGCCCCGCGCGCCGTCACGATGAGCGACGTCGCGCGGATCGCCGGCGTCTCCCTCAAGACGGTGTCGAACGTCATCAACGACTACCCGCACGTGCGCCCGACCACGAGGGCGCGCGTGACCGAGGCGATCGAGGAGCTGGGCTACCGGGTCAATGCGACCGCGCGCAACCTGCGGCGCGGCCGGACCGGCCTCGTCGGGCTGGCGATCCCGGATCTCGGCGAGTCCTACTTCGGCGAGCTCGCGAACGCCGTCGTCGACGTCGCCGACGGGATGGGGCTCAGCGTCCTCATCGAGCCGACGCGGGCGGACGCCGCCTCGGAGCTCGAGGTGCTGACGAACGACCGCCGCTCGATGACCGACGGGCTGCTCTTCTCCCCGCTCCTGCTCGAGGCGACCGACCTGCGCCGGGCGGTCGCGGCGTCGCCGTTCCCGATCGTGCTGCTCGGCGAGCGCGTGTTCGGCGTCGGCATCGACCACGCCGTCATGGCCAACATCGAGGGCACGCGCGCCGCGACCGCCTACCTCATCGAGCGCGGCGCGCGGCGGATCGTCGCCGCCGGGGCGCCGCCCGTCCGCGAGCCCGACCCCCGGCTGGTCGACGTCGCGGAGGACGGGCTGACCCGGGAGCTCACCACGTCGTCCGAGGCCCTGCGTCTCGAGGGGTACCGGCGGGCGCTCGCGGACGCGGGCCTCCCGTTCGACCCCGACCTCCTCCTGCCGACGGGGCCGTGGCGTCGCTCGACGGGTGCCGCCGCGCTCTCGGACGCGCTCGATGCGGACCTCGACTTCGACGGCGTCGTCGGGTTCAACGACGCGGTCGCGCTCGGCGCGCTGCACACGCTCCAGATCCGCGGGGTCGACGTCCCGGGACGGGTCCAGGTGATCGGGTTCGACGACCTCGACGAGGCCGCGTACGCCACGCCGGCCCTCACGACGGTCGCGCCCGGCCGCGTCGAGATCGCCAAGACCGCGCTCGACCTCCTCGCGCTCCGGCTCGAGGGGTCGACCGAGCCCGCCAGCCTGCGTGTCCTGCCCTTCCACATCTCCGCCCGGGACACGACCAGATGA
- the pstS gene encoding phosphate ABC transporter substrate-binding protein PstS produces MKQSIRRGTYALAAAGLALVLASCGGGVTGGGDSSTDAGTDSPSTGSSEASTDSGSAPADLSGNLAGAGASSQAKAQEGWIAGFTEQYQGVTVSYDPQGSGGGRKQFISGGVLFAGTDSAFKQEELTEAAARCEGGEVVELPVYISPIAVVYNLPDVGVDHLQLTPETLAKIFRGDITTWDDAAIAADNPDATLPATAITVVNRSDDSGTTKNFTDYLHQTAPDVWTDEAEEAWPIASVQSGDGTSGMVTTVSSAVGAIGYADASQAGSLGTAALKVGDAFVPFSADAAAKAVDASPLTDDATDLRITYQLDRTTSEAGAYPLVLISYLAGCETYADASDAANVAAYFGYIASEAGQERSAQAAGTAPISDDLRTRVEAAIATISAS; encoded by the coding sequence TTGAAGCAGTCGATCCGCCGCGGCACCTACGCTCTCGCGGCCGCCGGCCTTGCTCTTGTGCTCGCCTCGTGTGGCGGTGGCGTGACCGGGGGCGGTGACTCCTCCACGGACGCCGGCACCGACTCGCCCTCGACCGGCTCCAGCGAGGCCTCGACCGACTCGGGCTCGGCCCCCGCCGACCTGTCCGGCAACCTGGCGGGCGCTGGTGCGTCCTCGCAGGCGAAGGCCCAGGAGGGCTGGATCGCCGGGTTCACCGAGCAGTACCAGGGCGTCACCGTCAGCTACGACCCGCAGGGGTCCGGCGGTGGCCGCAAGCAGTTCATCTCGGGTGGCGTGCTCTTCGCCGGCACCGACTCCGCGTTCAAGCAGGAGGAGCTGACCGAGGCCGCCGCGCGCTGCGAGGGCGGCGAGGTCGTCGAGCTGCCCGTCTACATCTCTCCGATCGCGGTCGTCTACAACCTCCCGGACGTCGGCGTCGACCACCTCCAGCTCACGCCGGAGACGCTCGCCAAGATCTTCCGCGGCGACATCACGACGTGGGACGACGCGGCCATCGCCGCCGACAACCCGGACGCGACGCTCCCGGCCACGGCCATCACGGTCGTCAACCGCTCGGACGACTCTGGCACCACGAAGAACTTCACCGACTACCTCCACCAGACCGCTCCGGACGTCTGGACGGACGAGGCCGAGGAGGCCTGGCCCATCGCGTCGGTGCAGTCCGGCGACGGCACGTCCGGCATGGTGACGACGGTCTCCTCCGCCGTCGGCGCGATCGGCTACGCCGACGCCTCGCAGGCCGGCAGCCTCGGCACGGCCGCGCTCAAGGTCGGCGACGCGTTCGTCCCGTTCTCGGCCGACGCCGCGGCCAAGGCCGTCGACGCCTCGCCGCTCACGGACGACGCGACGGACCTGCGGATCACCTACCAGCTCGACCGGACGACGTCCGAGGCCGGCGCGTACCCGCTCGTCCTCATCTCCTACCTCGCGGGCTGCGAGACGTACGCCGACGCCTCCGACGCCGCGAACGTCGCCGCCTACTTCGGCTACATCGCCAGCGAGGCCGGCCAGGAGCGCTCGGCGCAGGCCGCGGGCACCGCGCCGATCTCCGACGACCTGCGCACTCGCGTCGAGGCGGCCATCGCCACGATCTCGGCGTCCTGA
- a CDS encoding RNA degradosome polyphosphate kinase — MEQAFERDGAAEGVASEAADALADDELAAEDAELPEDRFADRELSWLAFNERVLELAEDPDLPLLERCRFAAIFASNLDEFFMVRVAGLKRRIATGIAVTAASGLTPRQVLEAISVRAHELMERHASLYRDELVPALEEQGIAFAHWEGLGQQEQDRLHKYFRRQIFPVLTPLAVDPAHPFPYISGLSLNLAVVVRNPTTEKEHFARVKVPQSLPRFVVVESVGADGDLDPLAPVRLIALEELIAAHLHYLFPGMEVVEHHTFRVTRNEDLEVEEDDAENLLKALEKELLRRRFGPPVRLELAPDMSPLVRRLLIRELGVVEAEVYQLPAPLDLTGLNVVADLDRPDLQYPRFAGRTPRALAEVESASPTDFFAALRERDILLHHPYDSFSTSVQQFLAQAAADPNVLAIKQTLYRTSGNSPIIDALIDAAQAGKQVLAIVEIKARFDEQANISWARKLERAGVHVVYGIVGLKTHCKLSLVVRQEAGGLRRYCHVGTGNYNPKTARLYEDLGLLTCNPDVGQDLTRLFNQLSGYAPKSRFHRLLVAPRSIRSSLVERIEREIEHHRAGKEAWIHLKVNSIVDEQTIDALYRASQAGVPVGIVVRGICAVKAGVPGLSENITVRSILGRFLEHSRIYSFANGGDPEYFIGSADLMHRNLDRRVEVLVRLTDPDHIAFLGHLMEVQLADTTSSWHLEHDDGEQAWVRHSRDEEGELLLDVQSWLIARRSGRPGASGVAGRSGR; from the coding sequence ATGGAGCAGGCGTTCGAGCGCGACGGGGCAGCCGAGGGGGTCGCGTCGGAGGCGGCTGACGCCCTCGCCGACGACGAGCTCGCCGCCGAGGACGCCGAGCTTCCCGAGGACCGGTTCGCCGACCGCGAGCTGTCCTGGCTGGCCTTCAACGAGCGCGTGCTCGAGCTGGCCGAGGACCCCGACCTCCCGCTCCTGGAGCGGTGCCGGTTCGCGGCGATCTTCGCCTCGAACCTCGACGAGTTCTTCATGGTCCGCGTGGCCGGTCTCAAGCGCCGGATCGCCACCGGCATCGCGGTCACGGCCGCGTCGGGCCTCACGCCCCGCCAGGTGCTCGAGGCGATCTCGGTGCGCGCGCACGAGCTGATGGAGCGGCACGCGAGCCTGTACCGGGACGAGCTCGTCCCGGCGCTGGAGGAGCAGGGCATCGCGTTCGCGCACTGGGAGGGTCTCGGCCAGCAGGAGCAGGACCGGCTGCACAAGTACTTCCGCCGGCAGATCTTCCCGGTGCTGACGCCGCTCGCGGTCGACCCGGCGCACCCGTTCCCCTACATCTCGGGCCTCTCGCTCAACCTCGCGGTCGTCGTGCGCAACCCGACGACCGAGAAGGAGCACTTCGCCCGCGTGAAGGTGCCGCAGTCGCTGCCGCGGTTCGTCGTCGTGGAGTCGGTGGGCGCCGACGGCGACCTCGACCCGCTCGCGCCGGTGCGCCTCATCGCCCTCGAGGAGCTCATCGCCGCCCACCTGCACTACCTCTTCCCGGGCATGGAGGTCGTGGAGCACCACACGTTCCGCGTCACCCGCAACGAGGACCTGGAGGTCGAGGAGGACGACGCCGAGAACCTCCTCAAGGCCCTGGAGAAGGAGCTGCTGCGCCGCCGGTTCGGCCCGCCGGTCCGGCTCGAGCTGGCCCCCGACATGTCCCCGCTCGTGCGCCGGCTGCTCATCCGCGAGCTGGGCGTCGTCGAGGCCGAGGTCTACCAGCTCCCGGCGCCGCTCGACCTCACGGGTCTCAACGTCGTCGCCGACCTCGACCGGCCCGACCTGCAGTACCCGCGGTTCGCCGGCCGGACGCCGCGCGCCCTCGCGGAGGTCGAGAGCGCGAGCCCGACCGACTTCTTCGCCGCCCTGCGCGAGCGGGACATCCTCCTGCACCACCCGTACGACTCGTTCTCCACGAGCGTGCAGCAGTTCCTCGCCCAGGCCGCGGCCGACCCGAACGTGCTCGCGATCAAGCAGACGCTCTACCGCACGTCCGGCAACTCCCCGATCATCGACGCCCTCATCGACGCGGCGCAGGCCGGCAAGCAGGTGCTCGCGATCGTCGAGATCAAGGCCCGGTTCGACGAGCAGGCCAACATCTCCTGGGCCCGCAAGCTGGAGCGCGCCGGCGTCCACGTCGTCTACGGCATCGTCGGTCTCAAGACGCACTGCAAGCTCTCGCTCGTCGTCCGGCAGGAGGCCGGCGGCCTGCGGCGCTACTGCCACGTCGGCACGGGCAACTACAACCCCAAGACGGCGCGGCTGTACGAGGACCTGGGTCTGCTCACGTGCAACCCGGACGTCGGGCAGGACCTCACGCGCCTGTTCAACCAGCTCTCGGGCTACGCGCCGAAGTCCCGGTTCCACCGGCTCCTCGTGGCGCCGCGGTCGATCCGCTCCAGCCTCGTCGAGCGGATCGAGCGCGAGATCGAGCACCACCGGGCCGGCAAGGAGGCCTGGATCCACCTCAAGGTCAACTCGATCGTGGACGAGCAGACGATCGACGCCCTCTACCGCGCGTCGCAGGCCGGCGTGCCGGTCGGGATCGTCGTCCGCGGCATCTGCGCGGTCAAGGCCGGGGTGCCGGGGCTGAGCGAGAACATCACCGTCCGCTCGATCCTCGGCCGCTTCCTCGAGCACTCGCGGATCTACTCGTTCGCGAACGGCGGCGACCCGGAGTACTTCATCGGGTCCGCCGACCTCATGCACCGCAACCTCGACCGCCGGGTCGAGGTGCTCGTCCGGCTCACGGACCCCGACCACATCGCGTTCCTCGGCCACCTCATGGAGGTGCAGCTCGCCGACACGACGTCGAGCTGGCACCTCGAGCACGACGACGGCGAGCAGGCGTGGGTGCGCCACTCGCGGGACGAGGAGGGCGAGCTGCTCCTCGACGTCCAGAGCTGGCTCATCGCCCGGCGCTCGGGCCGGCCGGGGGCGTCCGGCGTCGCCGGACGTTCGGGCCGCTAG
- a CDS encoding NUDIX hydrolase, whose protein sequence is MPTVHAAGGIVWRRVARGSGDGRGSRKSGIEVLLVHRPRYDDWSWPKGKLEAGETLPACAVREIAEETGVQVVLGQQLPGVRYRLGDGRLKVCHYWVAQVVADETPAVRARMEVKRCSPREVDRTTWVTPTQARKLLTRASDRLPLEALLDLWDEGALETRSFVVLRHARAKKRSAWSGGEHDRPLTAQGLHHAVDLTGTLSAFGVDRVTSSPWERCVATVVPYAELSEVLVELVPELTEAEAKRAPVHARRAVSRLLLGLRASLRLPGGEPGTVVCTHRPVLPVVLDVLAERMPNRVKALLPSANPYLRPGEMLVAHVLPRHRRGVRVVAIERHRVPR, encoded by the coding sequence GTGCCGACCGTCCACGCCGCCGGCGGGATCGTCTGGCGCCGCGTCGCCCGGGGATCCGGCGACGGCCGCGGCTCGCGGAAGTCGGGCATCGAGGTCCTGCTGGTCCACCGGCCGCGGTACGACGACTGGTCCTGGCCCAAGGGCAAGCTCGAGGCGGGGGAGACGCTGCCAGCCTGCGCCGTGCGGGAGATCGCCGAGGAGACCGGCGTCCAGGTGGTGCTCGGCCAGCAGCTCCCCGGGGTCCGGTACCGGCTCGGCGACGGCCGGCTCAAGGTCTGTCACTACTGGGTCGCACAGGTCGTGGCCGACGAGACGCCGGCCGTGCGCGCTCGGATGGAGGTCAAGCGGTGCTCGCCGCGCGAGGTCGACCGCACCACCTGGGTGACGCCGACGCAGGCGAGGAAGCTGCTCACCCGCGCCTCCGACCGGCTGCCGCTCGAGGCGCTGCTCGACTTGTGGGACGAGGGCGCGCTCGAGACCCGGTCGTTCGTCGTGCTCCGGCACGCGCGGGCGAAGAAGCGCTCGGCCTGGTCCGGCGGTGAGCACGACCGACCGCTGACCGCGCAGGGCCTGCACCACGCCGTCGACCTCACCGGGACGCTGTCGGCGTTCGGCGTCGACCGGGTGACCTCGAGCCCGTGGGAGCGCTGCGTCGCGACCGTCGTGCCGTACGCGGAGCTGTCCGAGGTGCTCGTCGAGCTCGTGCCAGAGCTCACCGAGGCCGAGGCGAAGCGCGCGCCCGTCCACGCGCGCCGCGCCGTCTCCAGGCTGCTGCTCGGGCTGCGCGCCTCGCTGCGGCTGCCCGGCGGCGAGCCGGGGACGGTGGTGTGCACGCACCGGCCGGTGCTGCCCGTCGTGCTCGACGTCCTCGCGGAGCGGATGCCGAACCGCGTCAAGGCCCTCCTGCCGAGCGCGAACCCGTACCTGCGCCCCGGCGAGATGCTCGTGGCGCACGTGCTGCCGCGGCACCGCCGCGGCGTGCGGGTGGTGGCGATCGAGCGCCACCGCGTCCCCCGCTGA
- the pstC gene encoding phosphate ABC transporter permease subunit PstC, with product MTTDHAHTPGAGRPAPGGPAAEPGSPRGGQPAAPKHLTGTGRFGNRLFAGISTGSGILILAILAAVAFFLLLEALPAITSAPEAYADFTRGLNLGQYIGPLVFGTVLAALLALVVAVPLSVAIALFIAHYAPKRFAGPVAYVVDLLAAIPSVVYGLWGFFWLVPRVGPAMDWVSAKLGWIPLFANYSPPAKNISSAALVLAVMILPIITAVSREVFLQTPRLHIEASLALGATKWEVAQQAILPFGRSGVVSASMLGLGRALGETMAVLMILAPFAKGSEIYSWQLLASAQHQTIAANIAQQIREASGISVSVLIASGLALFAITLVVNMLARWIVSRRAAFSGAN from the coding sequence GTGACGACCGATCACGCACACACCCCCGGGGCCGGGCGACCGGCCCCGGGGGGTCCGGCCGCCGAGCCGGGCTCACCCCGGGGCGGCCAGCCCGCCGCCCCGAAGCACCTCACGGGCACGGGCCGGTTCGGCAACCGCCTCTTCGCCGGCATCTCGACGGGCTCCGGCATCCTCATCCTCGCGATCCTCGCCGCCGTCGCGTTCTTCCTCCTGCTCGAGGCGCTGCCGGCGATCACGTCGGCGCCCGAGGCCTACGCGGACTTCACGCGCGGCCTCAACCTCGGCCAGTACATCGGCCCGCTGGTGTTCGGCACGGTGCTCGCCGCGCTGCTGGCGCTCGTGGTGGCGGTGCCGCTCTCCGTGGCGATCGCCCTGTTCATCGCCCACTACGCGCCGAAGCGGTTCGCCGGTCCGGTCGCCTACGTCGTGGACCTCCTGGCGGCCATCCCGTCCGTCGTCTACGGCCTGTGGGGCTTCTTCTGGCTCGTCCCGCGCGTCGGCCCGGCCATGGACTGGGTCTCGGCGAAGCTCGGCTGGATCCCGCTGTTCGCGAACTACTCGCCGCCGGCCAAGAACATCTCCTCCGCCGCGCTCGTCCTCGCCGTCATGATCCTGCCGATCATCACCGCCGTGAGCCGCGAGGTGTTCCTGCAGACGCCGCGCCTGCACATCGAGGCGTCGCTCGCGCTCGGGGCCACCAAGTGGGAGGTCGCCCAGCAGGCGATCCTGCCGTTCGGCCGCTCGGGCGTCGTCAGCGCCTCGATGCTCGGCCTGGGTCGTGCGCTCGGCGAGACCATGGCGGTCCTCATGATCCTCGCGCCGTTCGCCAAGGGCTCCGAGATCTACAGCTGGCAGCTCCTCGCCAGCGCGCAGCACCAGACGATCGCCGCCAACATCGCGCAGCAGATCCGCGAGGCCAGCGGCATCTCCGTGAGCGTCCTCATCGCGAGCGGTCTCGCCCTCTTCGCCATCACCCTCGTCGTCAACATGCTGGCGCGCTGGATCGTCTCGCGCCGCGCCGCCTTCTCGGGAGCCAACTGA
- the mshD gene encoding mycothiol synthase, protein MRDTGPRYDGPTALTEDDRVGLAGLLADVAARDGVEPLSEEHLIALRPGAAPARAWVVRDAARVVGLASRRGDAIEVAVHPEHRRRGLGRALVTAALDDAAAQPELGDPSAPSGPDTPPAPGVPAVWAHGDLAPARALAADLGLVRARELLRLERASRPGDAELPELPGALRLADLPASEREAALRSWLRLNAVAFRDHPEQGRWTWEDVATRVAEPWFDPSLLLLVPDDAGSDLAASLWIKPQPPVGGRERAEVYVVAVHPDAAGRGLGRSLLDHALGLLARRGVRDVELYVDGGNAPAVRLYDRAGFGVVERHAQYVRGASSTA, encoded by the coding sequence GTGAGGGACACCGGGCCCCGGTACGACGGACCGACGGCGCTCACCGAGGACGACCGGGTGGGCCTGGCGGGCCTGCTGGCCGACGTCGCGGCGCGCGACGGCGTCGAGCCCCTGTCCGAGGAGCACCTCATCGCGCTGCGCCCCGGGGCCGCGCCGGCGCGCGCGTGGGTCGTGCGCGACGCGGCGCGCGTCGTCGGCCTCGCCTCCCGCCGCGGCGATGCGATCGAGGTGGCTGTCCACCCCGAGCACCGGCGACGCGGGCTCGGTCGCGCGCTCGTCACGGCGGCGCTCGACGACGCGGCCGCGCAGCCCGAGCTCGGCGACCCGTCCGCCCCGTCCGGCCCCGACACCCCGCCCGCGCCCGGGGTCCCGGCGGTCTGGGCGCACGGCGACCTCGCCCCGGCCCGGGCGCTCGCGGCCGACCTCGGGCTGGTCCGCGCGCGCGAGCTGCTCCGGCTCGAGCGAGCGAGCCGGCCGGGCGACGCCGAGCTGCCCGAGCTCCCCGGCGCGCTCCGGCTCGCCGACCTCCCCGCGTCCGAGCGCGAGGCCGCCCTGCGCTCGTGGCTGCGGCTCAACGCCGTCGCCTTCCGCGACCACCCCGAGCAGGGCCGGTGGACCTGGGAGGACGTCGCGACGCGCGTCGCCGAGCCGTGGTTCGACCCGTCGCTGCTCCTCCTCGTGCCGGATGACGCGGGCAGCGACCTTGCCGCCAGCCTGTGGATCAAGCCGCAGCCACCCGTCGGCGGCCGCGAGCGCGCCGAGGTCTACGTCGTCGCGGTCCACCCCGACGCGGCCGGTCGCGGGCTCGGGCGGTCCCTGCTCGACCACGCGCTCGGGCTGCTCGCGCGACGCGGCGTCCGGGACGTCGAGCTCTACGTCGACGGCGGGAACGCACCGGCCGTGCGGCTGTACGACCGGGCGGGATTCGGCGTCGTCGAGCGCCATGCCCAGTACGTCCGCGGGGCGTCGTCCACAGCCTGA
- a CDS encoding alpha-N-arabinofuranosidase yields MSTPRLTIDPAFVVGPVRRRTFGSFVEHLGRCVYTGIHDPGHPTADEDGFRGDVVELVKELGISTVRYPGGNFVSGYRWEDGIGPVEERPRRLDLAWHSTEPNTVGLDEFMVWAAKAGVEPMMAINLGTRGVHEAMDVLEYTNIAGGTMLSDLRRANGAEEPYRVSMWCLGNEMDGPWQTGHKTPEEYGRLAAETARAMRQIQPDLELVACGSSSSSMATFGTWEHTVLTETYDLVDLISAHAYYCEGDSDLGSFLASAVDMDHFIDSVAATADAVRAAGKHTKRINISFDEWNVWDQARVESYIPSPTGDDWPVAPSLLEDHYTVADAVVVGNLLISLLRHTDRVHSASQAQLVNVIAPIMTEPGGRAWKQTIFHPFALTSRHAKGDVLQVVLESPTYETTRFGEVPLLDAVATFDAESGELTVFAVNRSQGEALPLAIDLRDGAYELVEAVTYSSDDHAWQASADDDTSVLPVANTTATVDGATVTATLPAVSWSMFRLARG; encoded by the coding sequence ATGTCGACCCCTCGTCTCACCATCGACCCCGCCTTCGTCGTCGGGCCCGTGCGCCGCCGCACGTTCGGCTCCTTCGTCGAGCACCTCGGGCGGTGCGTGTACACCGGCATCCACGACCCGGGTCACCCCACGGCGGACGAGGACGGCTTCCGCGGCGACGTCGTCGAGCTGGTCAAGGAGCTCGGCATCTCGACGGTCCGCTACCCGGGTGGGAACTTCGTGTCGGGGTATCGGTGGGAGGACGGGATCGGGCCGGTGGAGGAGCGGCCGCGGCGGCTGGATCTGGCGTGGCACTCCACGGAGCCGAACACGGTGGGGCTGGACGAGTTCATGGTCTGGGCTGCCAAGGCCGGGGTCGAGCCGATGATGGCGATCAACCTCGGCACCCGCGGTGTGCACGAGGCGATGGACGTCCTGGAGTACACGAACATCGCCGGCGGCACGATGCTGTCCGACCTGCGTCGCGCCAACGGCGCGGAGGAGCCCTACCGCGTGAGCATGTGGTGCCTCGGCAACGAGATGGACGGGCCGTGGCAGACCGGCCACAAGACGCCCGAGGAGTACGGACGGCTCGCGGCCGAGACGGCGCGGGCCATGCGCCAGATCCAGCCCGACCTCGAGCTCGTCGCGTGCGGCTCCTCCTCCTCCAGCATGGCGACGTTCGGGACGTGGGAGCACACCGTCCTGACCGAGACCTACGACCTGGTCGACCTCATCTCGGCGCACGCCTACTACTGCGAGGGCGACTCCGACCTCGGCTCGTTCCTCGCCTCGGCCGTCGACATGGACCACTTCATCGACTCGGTCGCCGCGACCGCCGACGCCGTGCGCGCCGCCGGCAAGCACACGAAGCGGATCAACATCTCCTTCGACGAGTGGAACGTGTGGGACCAGGCGCGGGTGGAGTCCTACATCCCGTCGCCGACGGGTGACGACTGGCCGGTGGCGCCGTCGCTGCTGGAGGACCACTACACGGTGGCGGACGCCGTCGTCGTGGGGAACCTGCTCATCTCGCTGCTGCGGCACACGGACCGGGTGCACTCCGCGTCGCAGGCCCAGCTCGTCAACGTCATCGCGCCGATCATGACGGAGCCGGGCGGCCGGGCGTGGAAGCAGACGATCTTTCACCCGTTCGCGCTGACCTCGCGCCACGCGAAGGGCGACGTGCTCCAGGTGGTGCTGGAGTCCCCGACCTACGAGACGACGCGGTTCGGCGAGGTGCCGCTGCTGGACGCCGTCGCGACCTTCGACGCCGAGAGCGGCGAGCTGACCGTGTTCGCCGTCAACCGGTCGCAGGGGGAGGCTCTGCCGCTGGCGATCGACCTGCGTGACGGTGCGTACGAGCTGGTGGAGGCCGTGACGTACAGCAGCGACGACCACGCGTGGCAGGCATCGGCCGACGACGACACGTCCGTCCTGCCGGTCGCCAACACCACGGCGACGGTCGACGGCGCGACGGTGACGGCGACCCTGCCGGCCGTCTCGTGGTCGATGTTCCGGCTGGCCCGGGGGTGA